In Callospermophilus lateralis isolate mCalLat2 chromosome 10, mCalLat2.hap1, whole genome shotgun sequence, a single genomic region encodes these proteins:
- the LOC143642182 gene encoding gametocyte-specific factor 1-like, producing the protein MSLRQQAKFSLRNYPVTDVNVFTVQSAQGFDPMPFNKSLCQENHDKPDKRVPEDLKTCPYVLNHRMPASRLQYHLASCKKKNPKIAKKMANCKYNACHVVPTEWLKEHEVNCMERTAVNDEPFDLPKVSSPSLNPNEKPSNAAHQIPDTDMWNEDNMHHSPSFILQTFTPKLQVCESEPRELKKEAMDNNDLNNYKFWRKSQKNWWRTCKLKS; encoded by the exons ATGTCTCTCAGACAGCAAGCTAAATTCTCTTTAAGGAATTATCCTGTTACCGATGTGAATGTTTTTACCGTTCAGTCAGCTCAGGGTTTTGATCCAATGCCCTTTAACAAGAGTCTCTGTCAAGAGAACCATGATAAGCCAGATAAAAGAG TGCCAGAAGACTTAAAAACATGTCCTTATGTCCTAAACCACAGGATGCCAGCCAGCAGGTTACAGTACCACCTAGCATCatgcaaaaagaaaaatccaaagatAGCTAAAAAGATGGCTAACTGCAAATACAATGCTTGTCATGTGGTCCCAACTGAATGGCTCAAGGAGCATGAGGTTAACTGTATGGAAAGAACTGCAGTAAATGACGAGCCATTTGATCTTCCAAAGGTTAGTTCTCCAAGTTTGAACCCAAATGAAAAACCTTCTAATGCTGCCCATCAGATTCCTGACACTGATATGTGGAATGAAGATAACATGCATCATTCTCCTTCATTCATTCTTCAGACTTTTACTCCAAAACTACAGGTTTGTGAAAGTGAACCAAGAGAATTGAAAAAAGAGGCTATGGATAATAATGATCTCAACAACTATAAATTCTGGAGAAAAAGTCAGAAAAACTGGTGGAGAACTTGTAAGTTGAAGAGCTAG